A DNA window from Streptomyces sp. CA-278952 contains the following coding sequences:
- a CDS encoding LapA family protein, with protein MSPKDVSSGSGRGTGWLTPGRILVAVVVVLVAVFICVNTDKVTIRVLIPEVTMPLWFALLAMFLIGLGCGGYLFRRKGK; from the coding sequence ATGAGCCCCAAGGACGTATCGAGCGGCAGCGGGCGCGGCACGGGGTGGCTCACCCCGGGGCGCATCCTGGTCGCCGTGGTGGTCGTGCTCGTCGCCGTGTTCATCTGCGTGAACACGGACAAGGTCACCATCCGGGTGCTGATCCCCGAGGTGACCATGCCCCTCTGGTTCGCGCTGTTGGCCATGTTCCTGATCGGCCTCGGCTGCGGCGGCTATCTCTTCCGCCGAAAGGGCAAGTGA